One genomic window of Saccopteryx bilineata isolate mSacBil1 chromosome 4, mSacBil1_pri_phased_curated, whole genome shotgun sequence includes the following:
- the CYP11A1 gene encoding cholesterol side-chain cleavage enzyme, mitochondrial, with the protein MLVRRLPLRSVRVKGYQPLLSAPQEGPGHPRVLSGEGARISTRMPRPFSEIPSPGDNGWLNLYHFWREKGSQNFHHHQVQNFQKYGPIYREKLGNMESVFIIKPEDVALLFKFEGSTPERYCIPPWVAYHQHYQRPIGVLFKKSGAWKKDRLALNQEVMSPDAMKNFIPLLDPVSQDFINLLHRRIKQGSGKFSGDISDDLFRFAFESITNVIFGERLGMLEEVVDPEAQRFIDAVYQMFHTSVPMLLLPPDLFRLFRTKTWRDHVAAWDVIFSKAEKYTQNFYLDLRQKRDFSNYPGVLYRLLGNSKLLFEDVKANITEMLAGGVDTTSMTLQWHLYEMARSLRVQEALREEVLAARHQAGEDLGRLLQLVPLLKASIKETLRLHPISVTLQRYLANDLVLQDYMIPAKTLVQVAVYAMGQDPTFFLNPGKFDPTRWLGKNKDLIHFRNLGFGWGIRQCVGRRIAELEMTLFLIHILENFRVEIQHLNDVGTTFNLILMPDQPIFFTFRPFTQDPPQA; encoded by the exons ATGTTGGTCAGGAGACTGCCTCTGCGCTCAGTCCGGGTCAAAGGCTACCAGCCCCTCTTGAGTGCCCCGCAGGAGGGGCCAGGGCATCCCAGGGTGCTCTCTGGAGAGGGGGCCCGAATCTCCACTCGAATGCCGCGCCCCTTCAGTGAAATCCCCTCACCTGGTGACAATGGCTGGCTAAACTTGTACCATTTCTGGAGGGAAAAAGGCTCACAGAATTTCCACCATCACCAAGTCCAGAACTTCCAGAAGTATGGCCCCATTTATAG GGAGAAGCTTGGCAACATGGAGTCGGTGTTTATCATTAAACCTGAGGATGTAGCCCTTCTCTTTAAGTTTGAGGGGTCCACCCCAGAACGATATTGCATCCCGCCCTGGGTTGCCTACCACCAGCATTACCAGAGACCCATCGGGGTCCTGTTCAA GAAGTCGGGAGCCTGGAAGAAAGACCGGCTGGCCCTGAACCAGGAGGTGATGAGTCCAGATGCCATGAAGAACTTCATTCCCCTGCTGGACCCCGTGTCCCAGGACTTCATCAACCTCCTGCACAGGCGCATCAAGCAGGGTTCCGGAAAGTTCTCAGGGGACATCAGTGACGACCTGTTTCGCTTTGCCTTCGAGT CCATCACCAATGTCATATTTGGGGAGCGTCTGGGGATGTTGGAGGAGGTCGTGGACCCTGAGGCCCAGCGGTTCATTGATGCTGTTTACCAGATGTTCCACACCAGCGTCCCCATGCTCCTGCTCCCCCCAGACCTATTTCGTCTGTTCAGGACCAAGACATGGCGGGACCATGTGGCCGCGTGGGACGTGATTTTCAGTAAAG CTGAAAAATACACCCAGAACTTCTACTTGGACCTGAGACAGAAAAGAGACTTCAGCAATTACCCGGGTGTCCTCTACCGTCTCCTGGGGAATAGCAAGCTGCTCTTCGAGGATGTGAAGGCCAATATCACGGAGATGTTGGCAGGGGGCGTGGACACG ACATCCATGACGCTGCAGTGGCACCTGTATGAGATGGCACGTAGCCTGAGGGTACAGGAGGCGCTGCGTGAGGAGGTCCTGGCCGCCCGGCATCAGGCCGGGGAAGACCTGGGCAGGCTGCTGCAGCTGGTCCCACTCCTGAAAGCCAGCATCAAGGAGACACTGAG GCTCCACCCCATCTCAGTGACACTGCAGAGATACCTCGCGAATGACTTGGTTCTTCAAGATTACATGATTCCTGCCAAG ACATTGGTGCAGGTGGCTGTCTATGCCATGGGTCAAGATCCCACCTTCTTCCTCAATCCGGGCAAATTTGACCCCACCCGATGGCTGGGTAAAAACAAGGACCTCATCCACTTCCGGAACCTGGGCTTTGGCTGGGGTATCCGGCAGTGTGTGGGCCGACGGATCGCTGAGCTTGAGATGACCCTCTTCCTTATCCAC ATTCTGGAGAATTTCAGAGTTGAAATCCAACATCTCAATGATGTGGGTACAACATTCAACCTCATCCTGATGCCCGACCAGCCCATCTTCTTTACCTTCCGGCCCTTCACTCAGGACCCGCCCCAGGCATGA